The following are from one region of the Penaeus vannamei isolate JL-2024 chromosome 28, ASM4276789v1, whole genome shotgun sequence genome:
- the LOC113822232 gene encoding protein tramtrack, beta isoform isoform X1 has translation MKCVMSEEEFLLKWNNHQTNFVDVFNELLRDESFVDVTLVCGGEAVPGHKMVLAACSPLLHRILRDNPCKHPLVILSDVPARDMRAMMKFIYQGEVSVSQTELASFLKTADNLQIKGLAEDKEKEKEERKRKDKDGDKTEGRVSNKRQRTAEPRTTENSSPLPSRSHKALNDSHSSSHKSRSKASAEEHTPRVGGGGLHMPASKHNSSKNSSSKSPRDIPSRVSNASEENSLQHAVNNNSVTEDVLPKEEMTVKTEPLDYPGEMVWTEGHGTIKSDILEDPQSLMPLAAIPGALEGVAAALAASPNLPVMESGEDSRGDMSTASDELNSNAVGGTWVQGSLAQGTVRDSGTVPPPSLVPAAAPLPPPVTPAAFTQQQLEEPQQQQPLLPSHASPFRTSTITLPLSLPSTTTVSAAQLERLPEVPSSSAPPQYFTTTITTNNNNSAHKCRQCSFVTSNPYTFTRHLRIHLGTKEFRCRVCAFASSRKDSLIRHFRMKHLTGEMSVYHDLDSRDIEELALVRGVPDSLRLRPNQF, from the exons GAAGTGCGTGATGAGCGAGGAGGAGTTCTTGCTGAAGTGGAACAACCACCAGACCAATTTTGTCGACGTGTTCAATGAGCTCCTCCGCGATGAATCTTTCGTGGACGTGACCCTGGTGTGCGGGGGGGAGGCAGTCCCAGGACACAAAATGGTCCTGGCGGCTTGCTCCCCCCTGCTACACCGCATCCTCCGTGACAACCCCTGCAAGCATCCGCTGGTCATCCTCAGCGATGTGCCAGCCAGGGACATGCGGGCCATGATGAAGTTCATCTACCAAGGGGAGGTGAGCGTCTCCCAGACAGAGTTGGCCAGCTTCCTCAAAACGGCAGATAACCTCCAGATCAAGGGGCTggcggaggacaaggagaaggagaaggaggagagaaagagaaaagacaaggacGGTGACAAGACCGAAGGCAGAGTCAGCAATAAAAGACAGAGGACGGCGGAACCCCGGACCACGGaaaactcctctcccctcccctcacgctcACACAAAGCACTCAATGATTCTCACTCTTCTAGTCATAAGAGCAGGAGCAAAGCCTCGGCGGAAGAACACACACccagggttggggggggaggactACACATGCCTGCCTCCAAACACAACTCATCAAAGAACTCCAGCTCAAAATCACCTCGTGACATTCCCTCTAGAGTTTCCAATGCCTCCGAGGAAAACAGCCTCCAGCACGCCGTCAACAATAACAGCGTCACCGAGGATGTTTTACCCAAGGAGGAGAtg ACTGTAAAGACAGAACCTCTGGACTACCCAGGAGAGATGGTGTGGACCGAAGGTCATGGCACCATAAAAAGTGATATTTTAGAAGACCCTCAATCATTAATGCCTTTGGCTGCAATACCCGGTGCACTAGAGGGTGTTGCAGCTGCCCTCGctgcctcccccaacctccccgtcATGGAGTCAG gTGAAGACAGCCGGGGTGATATGTCTACTGCCTCAGATGAACTCAATTCAAATGCTGTAGGG GGTACCTGGGTGCAGGGTAGTCTAGCCCAAGGTACTGTTCGAGACAGTGGGACAGTGCCCCCACCAAGTCTGGTGCCTGCAGCAgctccactgccaccaccagtgaCTCCAGCTGCCTTCACTCAGCAGCAACTGGAAGAGCCCCAGCAACAGCAGCCTCTCCTGCCAAGCCATGCAAGTCCTTTCAGAACCAGTACCATTACTCTGCCTCTCAGTCTACCAAGTACCACCACAGTCTCAGCAGCACAGCTGGAGAGGCTTCCAGAAGTACCATCCTCCTCAGCTCCACCACAGTActtcacaacaacaatcacaacaaacaataacaacagtgccCACAAATGCAGACAGTGCTCCTTTGTTACCTCAAACCCATACACATTCACTCGACACTTGCGCATCCACTTGGGCACCAAAGAATTCCGCTGTCGAGTCTGTGCCTTTGCTTCCTCAAGAAAAGATTCCCTCATCCGTCACTTCCGCATGAAGCACTTGACAGGGGAGATGTCTGTGTACCATGACCTGGACTCCAGGGACATTGAGGAATTAGCCTTGGTCAGAGGAGTACCTGACAGTCTACGATTAAGGCCTAATCAGTTTTAA
- the LOC113822232 gene encoding protein tramtrack, beta isoform isoform X2: MSEEEFLLKWNNHQTNFVDVFNELLRDESFVDVTLVCGGEAVPGHKMVLAACSPLLHRILRDNPCKHPLVILSDVPARDMRAMMKFIYQGEVSVSQTELASFLKTADNLQIKGLAEDKEKEKEERKRKDKDGDKTEGRVSNKRQRTAEPRTTENSSPLPSRSHKALNDSHSSSHKSRSKASAEEHTPRVGGGGLHMPASKHNSSKNSSSKSPRDIPSRVSNASEENSLQHAVNNNSVTEDVLPKEEMTVKTEPLDYPGEMVWTEGHGTIKSDILEDPQSLMPLAAIPGALEGVAAALAASPNLPVMESGEDSRGDMSTASDELNSNAVGGTWVQGSLAQGTVRDSGTVPPPSLVPAAAPLPPPVTPAAFTQQQLEEPQQQQPLLPSHASPFRTSTITLPLSLPSTTTVSAAQLERLPEVPSSSAPPQYFTTTITTNNNNSAHKCRQCSFVTSNPYTFTRHLRIHLGTKEFRCRVCAFASSRKDSLIRHFRMKHLTGEMSVYHDLDSRDIEELALVRGVPDSLRLRPNQF, encoded by the exons ATGAGCGAGGAGGAGTTCTTGCTGAAGTGGAACAACCACCAGACCAATTTTGTCGACGTGTTCAATGAGCTCCTCCGCGATGAATCTTTCGTGGACGTGACCCTGGTGTGCGGGGGGGAGGCAGTCCCAGGACACAAAATGGTCCTGGCGGCTTGCTCCCCCCTGCTACACCGCATCCTCCGTGACAACCCCTGCAAGCATCCGCTGGTCATCCTCAGCGATGTGCCAGCCAGGGACATGCGGGCCATGATGAAGTTCATCTACCAAGGGGAGGTGAGCGTCTCCCAGACAGAGTTGGCCAGCTTCCTCAAAACGGCAGATAACCTCCAGATCAAGGGGCTggcggaggacaaggagaaggagaaggaggagagaaagagaaaagacaaggacGGTGACAAGACCGAAGGCAGAGTCAGCAATAAAAGACAGAGGACGGCGGAACCCCGGACCACGGaaaactcctctcccctcccctcacgctcACACAAAGCACTCAATGATTCTCACTCTTCTAGTCATAAGAGCAGGAGCAAAGCCTCGGCGGAAGAACACACACccagggttggggggggaggactACACATGCCTGCCTCCAAACACAACTCATCAAAGAACTCCAGCTCAAAATCACCTCGTGACATTCCCTCTAGAGTTTCCAATGCCTCCGAGGAAAACAGCCTCCAGCACGCCGTCAACAATAACAGCGTCACCGAGGATGTTTTACCCAAGGAGGAGAtg ACTGTAAAGACAGAACCTCTGGACTACCCAGGAGAGATGGTGTGGACCGAAGGTCATGGCACCATAAAAAGTGATATTTTAGAAGACCCTCAATCATTAATGCCTTTGGCTGCAATACCCGGTGCACTAGAGGGTGTTGCAGCTGCCCTCGctgcctcccccaacctccccgtcATGGAGTCAG gTGAAGACAGCCGGGGTGATATGTCTACTGCCTCAGATGAACTCAATTCAAATGCTGTAGGG GGTACCTGGGTGCAGGGTAGTCTAGCCCAAGGTACTGTTCGAGACAGTGGGACAGTGCCCCCACCAAGTCTGGTGCCTGCAGCAgctccactgccaccaccagtgaCTCCAGCTGCCTTCACTCAGCAGCAACTGGAAGAGCCCCAGCAACAGCAGCCTCTCCTGCCAAGCCATGCAAGTCCTTTCAGAACCAGTACCATTACTCTGCCTCTCAGTCTACCAAGTACCACCACAGTCTCAGCAGCACAGCTGGAGAGGCTTCCAGAAGTACCATCCTCCTCAGCTCCACCACAGTActtcacaacaacaatcacaacaaacaataacaacagtgccCACAAATGCAGACAGTGCTCCTTTGTTACCTCAAACCCATACACATTCACTCGACACTTGCGCATCCACTTGGGCACCAAAGAATTCCGCTGTCGAGTCTGTGCCTTTGCTTCCTCAAGAAAAGATTCCCTCATCCGTCACTTCCGCATGAAGCACTTGACAGGGGAGATGTCTGTGTACCATGACCTGGACTCCAGGGACATTGAGGAATTAGCCTTGGTCAGAGGAGTACCTGACAGTCTACGATTAAGGCCTAATCAGTTTTAA